A genomic segment from Gammaproteobacteria bacterium encodes:
- the argS gene encoding arginine--tRNA ligase — MKDEIGRDIEDALRELRAGGIVPEEVDVSVQVTRTRDRSHGDFTSNVAMMLAGRCTRRPRELAQAIVDALPASDRITQVEIAGPGFINFHLREGANLEVVDDILNRGSAYGRSNVGQGRAVQVEFVSANPTGPLHVGHGRGAAYGATVANLLEAIGNTVHREYYVNDAGRQMDILGTSVWLRYLELTGEELAFPSNGYQGDYVWDIAATLHRDHGEAYRRPAEEVYSGLPPDAPKGDKETHIDALISASRKSLGDNRYRFVFELALNTILDDIRDDLERFGVVYDTWYSEKGLVDRGLVTKAVERLREAGYLHEKDGALWFDSTSFGDEKDRVVVRENGQHTYFASDIAYHMDKIERGYQRVIDVWGADHHGYVPRVRAALEALGDDAGKLDVLLVQFANLYRGGEKVQMSTRSGEFVTLRQLRKEVGSDAARFFYVMRKCEQHLDFDLDLATSQSADNPVYYIQYAHARVCSVMRQLEEKGLPYDPAEARLERLTEAHEKALLDYLTRYPEVVYAAAKGLEPHLLANFLRELANRFHTYYNAHQFLVDDVALRAARLNLIRAVRQVIANGLGILGVSAPESM; from the coding sequence TTGAAAGACGAGATCGGCAGGGACATCGAAGACGCGCTGCGGGAACTGCGGGCTGGGGGGATCGTGCCGGAGGAGGTCGATGTGTCCGTGCAGGTGACGCGTACGCGCGACCGGTCGCACGGTGATTTCACCAGCAACGTGGCAATGATGCTGGCCGGGAGATGCACTCGGCGCCCTCGTGAGCTGGCGCAGGCGATCGTCGACGCACTGCCCGCGAGCGACCGCATCACGCAGGTCGAGATCGCCGGCCCCGGGTTCATCAATTTTCACCTGCGTGAGGGTGCAAACCTGGAGGTCGTCGACGACATCCTGAACCGCGGCTCGGCCTACGGCCGCAGTAACGTGGGTCAGGGCCGCGCCGTTCAGGTCGAGTTTGTGTCGGCCAACCCGACCGGCCCGCTGCATGTCGGGCATGGTCGCGGGGCTGCCTACGGTGCGACGGTTGCGAATCTGCTGGAGGCCATCGGCAATACAGTCCACCGTGAGTACTATGTCAACGACGCCGGCCGGCAGATGGACATCCTCGGCACCTCGGTCTGGCTGCGATACCTCGAGCTGACCGGTGAAGAGCTGGCCTTCCCGTCGAACGGGTATCAGGGTGACTACGTGTGGGATATCGCGGCCACCTTGCACCGGGACCATGGCGAGGCCTATCGCCGGCCGGCGGAAGAGGTGTACTCGGGACTCCCTCCGGATGCCCCGAAGGGAGACAAGGAGACGCACATCGATGCCCTGATCTCGGCTTCGCGCAAATCGTTGGGCGACAATCGATACCGGTTCGTGTTCGAACTGGCCCTGAACACCATCCTCGACGACATACGTGACGACCTTGAGCGCTTCGGCGTGGTCTATGATACCTGGTATTCCGAGAAGGGCCTGGTGGACCGTGGTCTGGTCACCAAGGCCGTCGAACGCCTGCGCGAAGCCGGATACCTTCACGAAAAGGACGGCGCGCTGTGGTTCGATTCGACTTCCTTCGGTGACGAGAAAGACCGGGTCGTGGTCCGGGAAAACGGACAACACACCTATTTCGCCTCCGATATCGCCTACCACATGGACAAGATCGAGCGGGGATACCAACGGGTGATCGATGTCTGGGGTGCGGATCATCACGGGTACGTGCCACGGGTCCGGGCCGCCCTGGAGGCCCTGGGCGACGACGCCGGGAAACTGGACGTGCTGCTCGTGCAGTTTGCGAATCTTTATCGCGGCGGCGAGAAGGTGCAGATGTCGACACGCTCCGGCGAGTTCGTCACCCTGCGACAGTTGCGTAAGGAAGTCGGGAGTGACGCTGCCCGCTTTTTCTACGTGATGAGAAAGTGCGAGCAGCACCTGGATTTCGATCTCGACCTGGCGACCTCGCAGTCCGCCGACAATCCCGTCTACTACATTCAGTATGCCCACGCCAGGGTCTGCAGCGTGATGCGGCAACTCGAAGAGAAGGGACTGCCATACGACCCGGCAGAGGCCAGACTCGAGCGGCTCACGGAGGCGCATGAAAAGGCCCTGTTGGACTACCTGACGCGCTACCCGGAGGTTGTGTACGCCGCTGCGAAAGGACTCGAACCACATCTGCTGGCAAATTTTCTGCGGGAACTCGCCAACCGGTTTCACACCTACTACAACGCGCATCAGTTCCTGGTGGACGACGTGGCGCTACGCGCGGCGCGACTCAACCTGATCAGGGCGGTGCGCCAGGTGATCGCCAACGGTCTGGGCATACTGGGTGTGTCCGCTCCCGAGTCCATGTAG